One Streptomyces fagopyri DNA window includes the following coding sequences:
- a CDS encoding amino acid ABC transporter permease has product MRDGDAQVRPRGSGLTRRRKRALSRGAQYVVFVAAVIAFAVTADWGRLKNQFAQWDLVRQMFPDVITLALKNTVLYTMSGFVVGLVLGMVIALMRLSPVGPYRWVAGIYIEIFRGLPALLIFVFVGVAVPLAFPGTQIPGGTYGKVALALGLVSAAYMAETIRAGIQAVPKGQMEAARSLGFSHARAMVSIVVPQAFRIVIPPLTNELVLLFKDSSLVLFLGVTLEERELTKFGRDLASQTANSTPILVAGLCYLLVTIPLGFVVRRLEAKAGEATK; this is encoded by the coding sequence ATGAGGGACGGCGACGCACAGGTACGGCCCCGCGGGAGCGGACTGACCCGGCGGCGCAAGCGCGCGCTCTCGCGAGGCGCCCAGTACGTCGTCTTCGTCGCGGCCGTGATCGCCTTCGCCGTCACGGCCGACTGGGGACGCCTGAAGAACCAGTTCGCCCAGTGGGACCTGGTCCGGCAGATGTTCCCGGACGTCATCACGCTGGCGCTGAAGAACACCGTGCTCTACACGATGTCCGGCTTCGTCGTCGGTCTCGTGCTCGGCATGGTCATCGCCCTCATGCGGCTGTCCCCGGTGGGCCCCTACCGCTGGGTCGCCGGCATCTACATCGAGATCTTCCGGGGCCTGCCCGCCCTGCTGATCTTCGTGTTCGTCGGTGTCGCCGTGCCGCTCGCCTTCCCGGGCACACAGATCCCCGGCGGTACGTACGGCAAGGTGGCGCTGGCGCTCGGCCTGGTCTCGGCCGCGTACATGGCCGAGACGATCCGCGCGGGCATCCAGGCGGTCCCCAAGGGCCAGATGGAAGCGGCCCGTTCGCTGGGTTTCTCGCACGCGAGGGCCATGGTCTCGATCGTCGTCCCGCAGGCGTTCCGCATCGTGATCCCGCCGCTCACCAACGAACTCGTGCTCCTCTTCAAGGACTCGTCGCTGGTGCTCTTCCTCGGTGTCACGCTGGAGGAGCGCGAACTCACCAAGTTCGGGCGCGACCTGGCCAGCCAGACCGCCAACTCCACGCCGATCCTGGTCGCGGGCCTGTGCTATCTGCTGGTCACGATCCCGCTCGGCTTCGTCGTACGCCGTCTTGAGGCGAAGGCCGGGGAGGCCACCAAGTGA
- a CDS encoding transporter substrate-binding domain-containing protein — MNSVPGRRTRMLAATTATAGLLLVAGCSSGSGGGTTAHGVPLVKAGQLTTCTHLPYPPFQSEIGGKVQGFDVSLIDLVAKDLGVKQAIVDTPFENFKTGAFLNSGQCDLAAAGMTITPERKKNVDFSDPYFEATQAVLVDKKSGIDSLAGLKAKGKKLGAQAQTTGEDYARKQGFDPVSFESSDAVLNGLRTGQVQAVIIDYPVVQGWLKDKANAGAFKVVDNLNTGEQYGFTVKKGNTKLVDAVNAAIKGAKADGTYKKLYEKWIGPYDESAATASPSAS, encoded by the coding sequence GTGAACTCGGTACCCGGACGACGGACGCGCATGCTGGCCGCCACCACCGCGACGGCCGGGCTGCTGCTCGTGGCCGGGTGTTCGTCAGGTTCAGGGGGCGGGACCACCGCCCACGGGGTTCCCCTGGTGAAGGCGGGGCAGCTCACGACGTGCACCCACCTCCCGTACCCGCCGTTCCAGTCGGAGATCGGCGGCAAGGTGCAGGGCTTCGACGTCTCGCTGATCGACCTGGTCGCCAAGGACCTCGGCGTGAAGCAGGCCATCGTCGACACGCCCTTCGAGAACTTCAAGACGGGCGCGTTCCTCAACTCCGGCCAGTGCGACCTCGCCGCGGCCGGCATGACGATCACCCCGGAGCGCAAGAAGAACGTCGACTTCTCGGACCCGTACTTCGAGGCCACCCAGGCCGTCCTGGTGGACAAGAAGAGCGGCATCGACTCCCTCGCGGGTCTGAAGGCCAAGGGCAAGAAGCTCGGCGCCCAGGCGCAGACCACCGGCGAGGACTACGCGCGGAAGCAGGGCTTCGACCCGGTCTCCTTCGAGTCCTCCGACGCGGTGCTCAACGGTCTGCGCACCGGTCAGGTCCAGGCCGTCATCATCGACTACCCGGTCGTCCAGGGCTGGCTGAAGGACAAGGCCAACGCCGGCGCCTTCAAGGTGGTGGACAACCTCAACACCGGTGAGCAGTACGGCTTCACGGTGAAGAAGGGCAACACCAAGCTCGTCGACGCGGTCAACGCGGCGATCAAGGGCGCGAAGGCGGACGGTACGTACAAGAAGCTGTACGAGAAGTGGATCGGCCCCTACGACGAGAGCGCCGCCACGGCCTCCCCGTCCGCCTCATGA
- a CDS encoding amino acid ABC transporter ATP-binding protein, protein MSRPEIQVKDLRKSFGDNEVLRGIDLEIGSGEVVCVIGPSGSGKSTLLRCVNLLEEPTGGRVLVGGTEVTDPDVDIDAVRRRIGMVFQQFNLFPHLSVTENLTLPQRRVLGRDKAEAAKVAAENLARVGLSEKADAYPASLSGGQQQRVAIARALAMGPEVMLFDEPTSALDPELVGDVLAVMRRLANEGMTMMVVTHEMTFAREVADRVVFMDAGVIVEDGTPEQVIGNPGNERTRHFLSRLLDPAMADVEEEGPGRADRVDRGDRGPN, encoded by the coding sequence GTGAGCAGGCCCGAGATCCAAGTGAAGGACCTGCGCAAGTCCTTCGGTGACAACGAGGTGCTGCGCGGCATCGACCTGGAGATCGGCTCGGGCGAGGTCGTCTGCGTCATCGGGCCGTCCGGCTCCGGCAAGTCCACGCTGCTGCGCTGCGTGAACCTGCTGGAGGAACCCACCGGGGGCAGGGTTCTCGTCGGCGGTACGGAGGTCACGGACCCGGATGTCGACATCGACGCGGTGCGCCGCCGCATCGGCATGGTCTTCCAGCAGTTCAACCTCTTCCCGCACCTGTCGGTGACCGAGAACCTCACGCTGCCGCAGCGCCGCGTGCTCGGGCGGGACAAGGCGGAGGCGGCGAAGGTGGCCGCCGAGAACCTCGCGCGGGTGGGCCTGTCGGAGAAGGCGGACGCCTATCCCGCCTCGCTCTCCGGCGGTCAGCAGCAGCGCGTGGCGATCGCCCGCGCGCTCGCCATGGGCCCCGAGGTGATGCTCTTCGACGAGCCCACGTCCGCCCTGGACCCCGAACTCGTCGGTGACGTGCTCGCGGTGATGCGCAGGCTGGCGAACGAGGGCATGACGATGATGGTCGTCACCCACGAGATGACGTTCGCGCGCGAGGTCGCCGACCGGGTCGTCTTCATGGACGCCGGGGTGATCGTCGAGGACGGCACCCCCGAGCAGGTCATCGGCAACCCGGGCAACGAGCGCACCCGGCACTTCCTCTCCCGGCTGCTGGACCCCGCGATGGCGGACGTGGAGGAGGAGGGCCCCGGCCGCGCGGACCGGGTGGACCGGGGGGACCGCGGCCCGAACTAG